A stretch of the Agromyces larvae genome encodes the following:
- a CDS encoding branched-chain amino acid ABC transporter permease, which yields MSIAPVAANAADGDPYRISGNVQLDGEPLEGVVLVIDGPGGTQEVETDANGQWHVSVPEKNADYTVTLDEETLPEGIAVVDPEDDSPNVKEVTVGPGGRVTANFFIGEGERNTTSMFDQIVQRSVQGISFGLMLGLAAVGLSLVFGTTGISNFAHGEMVTFGAVAAAFLAGSIGTLSLPLWVAIPAAIVLSGVFGYLMDVILWRPLRRKRVGVVQLMIVSIGLSLALRYIFQFFIGGGTVQLPFATEEKIPLFGVVQLSVIDMASLAISIVVIVVFAIWLTFSRIGKATRAISDNPSLASASGIDVDHVVRIVWIVGGALAGLAGILYAYFRPGIKWDMGAQILLLMFAAVTLGGLGTAFGALIGSIIVGLLVEVSGLWIPQDLRYAGALFILIVILLFRPQGILGRRERIG from the coding sequence ATGTCGATCGCGCCGGTCGCGGCGAACGCCGCCGACGGCGACCCGTACCGCATCAGCGGCAACGTCCAACTCGACGGCGAACCGCTCGAGGGGGTGGTCCTCGTCATCGACGGCCCAGGCGGCACGCAGGAGGTCGAGACCGACGCCAACGGGCAATGGCACGTCAGCGTTCCCGAGAAGAACGCCGACTACACCGTCACGCTCGACGAGGAGACCCTTCCCGAGGGCATCGCCGTCGTCGATCCCGAGGACGACTCGCCGAACGTGAAGGAGGTCACCGTCGGCCCCGGCGGCCGCGTCACCGCGAACTTCTTCATCGGCGAGGGTGAGCGCAACACCACGAGCATGTTCGACCAGATCGTGCAGCGCTCGGTGCAGGGCATCAGCTTCGGCCTGATGCTCGGGCTCGCGGCCGTCGGGCTCTCGCTGGTGTTCGGCACGACCGGCATCTCGAACTTCGCACACGGCGAGATGGTGACGTTCGGCGCGGTGGCGGCGGCGTTCCTCGCCGGCAGCATCGGCACGCTCTCGCTGCCGCTGTGGGTCGCGATCCCCGCAGCGATCGTGCTGAGCGGCGTGTTCGGCTACCTGATGGATGTGATCCTCTGGCGGCCGCTGCGTCGCAAGCGGGTCGGCGTCGTCCAGCTCATGATCGTGAGCATCGGCCTCTCGCTCGCGCTGCGGTACATCTTCCAGTTCTTCATCGGCGGCGGCACCGTGCAGTTGCCGTTCGCGACGGAGGAGAAGATCCCGCTGTTCGGCGTCGTGCAGCTCAGCGTCATCGACATGGCGAGCCTCGCGATCTCGATCGTCGTGATCGTCGTGTTCGCGATCTGGCTGACGTTCTCGCGGATCGGCAAGGCGACCCGCGCGATCTCCGACAACCCGTCGCTCGCGTCCGCCTCGGGCATCGACGTCGACCACGTGGTGCGGATCGTCTGGATCGTCGGCGGCGCCCTCGCGGGTCTCGCGGGCATCCTGTACGCCTACTTCCGCCCCGGCATCAAGTGGGACATGGGTGCGCAGATCCTGCTGCTCATGTTCGCCGCGGTCACCCTCGGCGGTCTCGGCACCGCGTTCGGCGCCCTCATCGGCTCGATCATCGTGGGCCTGCTCGTCGAGGTGTCGGGCCTGTGGATCCCCCAGGACCTGCGCTACGCGGGCGCCCTGTTCATCCTCATCGTCATCCTGCTGTTCCGGCCCCAGGGCATCCTCGGCCGGCGAGAGAGAATCGGGTAG
- a CDS encoding ABC transporter ATP-binding protein: MTAPPTAPVARAKTTGLHVGDAAPGVKKVDPIIVADGVRRTFGGLTAVDVDHLEIPRGAITALIGPNGAGKTTLFNLLTGFDKPNAGTWTFDGHALSGVPAYKVARMGQVRTFQLTKALGLLTVLDNMKLGAKGQRGERFWPGMVPAAWRSQDAELETRAMELLAKFKLDAKAGDFAASLSGGQRKLLEMARALMSEPKLVMLDEPMAGVNPALTQSLLDHILDLKDQGMTVLFVEHDMHMVRHIADWVVVMAEGRVVAEGDPYSVMKDPAVVDAYLGAHQELDLGVVTGRYAPDEADATTDAEASADTVAAQDEILAEALAESEEEDK, translated from the coding sequence GTGACCGCGCCGCCCACGGCTCCCGTCGCCCGCGCCAAGACGACCGGGCTCCACGTCGGCGACGCGGCTCCCGGTGTGAAGAAGGTCGACCCGATCATCGTCGCCGACGGCGTCCGCCGCACGTTCGGCGGCCTCACCGCCGTCGACGTCGACCACCTCGAGATCCCGCGCGGTGCGATCACCGCGCTGATCGGCCCGAACGGTGCCGGCAAGACGACCCTGTTCAACCTGTTGACCGGGTTCGACAAGCCGAACGCCGGCACCTGGACCTTCGACGGCCACGCGCTGTCGGGCGTGCCCGCCTACAAGGTGGCGCGCATGGGCCAGGTGCGCACGTTCCAGCTCACCAAGGCGCTCGGCCTGCTCACGGTGCTCGACAACATGAAGCTCGGCGCCAAGGGCCAGCGCGGCGAACGGTTCTGGCCGGGCATGGTGCCCGCAGCCTGGCGCAGCCAGGATGCCGAGCTCGAGACCCGCGCGATGGAACTGCTCGCGAAGTTCAAGCTCGACGCCAAGGCGGGCGACTTCGCGGCGAGCCTCTCGGGCGGCCAGCGCAAGCTCCTCGAGATGGCCCGTGCGCTCATGAGCGAGCCGAAGCTCGTCATGCTCGACGAGCCGATGGCCGGCGTCAACCCGGCGCTCACGCAGTCGCTCCTCGACCACATCCTCGACCTGAAGGATCAGGGCATGACCGTGCTGTTCGTCGAGCACGACATGCACATGGTGCGGCACATCGCCGACTGGGTCGTCGTCATGGCCGAGGGCCGCGTGGTCGCCGAGGGCGACCCGTACTCGGTCATGAAGGATCCCGCCGTCGTCGACGCGTACCTGGGCGCGCACCAGGAGCTCGACCTCGGCGTCGTCACCGGACGCTACGCGCCCGACGAGGCGGATGCCACGACGGATGCCGAGGCATCCGCGGACACCGTCGCAGCCCAGGACGAGATCCTCGCCGAGGCCCTCGCCGAGTCCGAGGAGGAGGACAAGTGA
- a CDS encoding ABC transporter substrate-binding protein yields MSVFGKSRPARSRGKVWTGVALTATSALLLSACATGEPESTEDAQGPREELALTIGTALPQTGNLAFLGPPEEAGVAYAAQQINEYAETSGLTLDVVFGDSGDTDNKAYETEIPRLLNENVSAIIGAASSGTSLQFIDQVVGAGVIQFSPANTSDAFTTYDDNGLYFRTAPSDVLQGEVLGNLIAEDGAQTLGILVLNDSYGTGLAKYVTEAFEAAGGEVVAAPTYNTGDTTFDSQISQLLAADPDAIALITFEEVKTILPSLFGQYPSDKLYFVDGNLSNFGDQFPAGALAGAKGTLPGLSIDSISDFTAELDAFLEETGGEPLDDYSYAAESFDATILLSLAALAANSTDSAAIAEKLIEVSGGSGDGEKCSTFAECADIILGGGVADYDGISGPITFDEVGDPTEASIGIYQFGEDNTYSAYEG; encoded by the coding sequence ATGAGCGTATTCGGCAAGTCCCGGCCCGCTCGCTCGCGCGGCAAGGTCTGGACGGGAGTCGCTCTCACTGCGACGAGCGCCCTCCTCCTGTCCGCGTGCGCGACCGGCGAGCCCGAGTCGACCGAGGATGCCCAGGGTCCTCGCGAAGAGCTGGCGCTGACCATCGGCACCGCCCTTCCGCAGACCGGCAACCTCGCGTTCCTCGGTCCGCCCGAAGAGGCGGGCGTGGCGTACGCGGCGCAGCAGATCAACGAGTACGCCGAGACCTCGGGCCTCACGCTCGACGTGGTCTTCGGCGACTCGGGCGACACCGACAACAAGGCCTACGAGACCGAGATCCCCCGTCTCCTCAACGAGAACGTCTCGGCCATCATCGGCGCCGCGTCGTCGGGCACGTCGCTGCAGTTCATCGACCAGGTCGTGGGCGCCGGCGTCATCCAGTTCTCGCCGGCCAACACCTCCGACGCGTTCACCACGTACGACGACAACGGGCTGTACTTCCGCACCGCGCCGTCCGACGTGCTGCAGGGCGAGGTGCTCGGCAACCTGATCGCCGAGGACGGTGCTCAGACGCTCGGCATCCTCGTGCTGAACGACTCGTACGGCACCGGTCTCGCGAAGTACGTCACCGAGGCCTTCGAGGCCGCCGGCGGCGAGGTCGTGGCCGCGCCGACGTACAACACGGGCGACACCACGTTCGACTCGCAGATCAGCCAGCTGCTCGCGGCCGACCCCGACGCGATCGCCCTGATCACGTTCGAAGAGGTCAAGACGATCCTGCCGAGCCTGTTCGGCCAGTACCCGTCCGACAAGCTGTACTTCGTCGACGGCAACCTGTCGAACTTCGGCGACCAGTTCCCGGCGGGTGCGCTCGCCGGTGCGAAGGGCACCCTGCCCGGTCTCTCGATCGACTCGATCTCGGACTTCACGGCCGAGCTCGACGCGTTCCTCGAGGAGACCGGCGGCGAGCCGCTCGACGACTACAGCTACGCGGCCGAGTCGTTCGACGCGACCATCCTGCTCTCGCTCGCTGCGCTCGCGGCGAACTCGACCGACTCGGCGGCGATCGCCGAGAAGCTGATCGAGGTCTCGGGCGGCTCGGGCGACGGCGAGAAGTGCTCCACGTTCGCGGAGTGCGCCGACATCATCCTCGGTGGCGGCGTGGCCGACTACGACGGCATCTCGGGCCCGATCACCTTCGACGAGGTGGGCGACCCGACCGAGGCGTCGATCGGCATCTACCAGTTCGGCGAAGACAACACCTACTCGGCCTACGAGGGCTGA
- a CDS encoding branched-chain amino acid ABC transporter permease: MDWLQILSNTASSILSPATIGYALAALGLAVHFGFAGLLNMGVAGFMAVGAYGYAISSLTFGFPWWLAILTGLGASVVFALILGIPTLRLRGDYLAIVTIAAAEVVRLLFLTTAFEDVTGSADGLSGFQRDFRNANPIPPGRYGFGPWIYNENEWWTRILGLVTLAIAVLVVFMLMRSPWGRVLKGIREDEDAVRALGKNAFAYKMQALVLGGVLIAAGGIVYALDRAASPGVYVTSLTFFVWTALLLGGAATVFGPLLGSLIFWVLQTFLSNFLPALVQAGVLPFMTQIQAGTLRFILVGVALMLLVIFMPQGLLGNKKELTFVK; this comes from the coding sequence ATGGACTGGCTTCAGATCCTCTCCAACACGGCGTCGTCGATCCTCAGCCCGGCGACCATCGGCTACGCGCTGGCCGCGCTCGGCCTCGCGGTGCACTTCGGCTTCGCGGGCCTGCTCAACATGGGTGTCGCCGGCTTCATGGCCGTCGGCGCGTACGGGTACGCGATCTCGTCCCTCACCTTCGGGTTCCCGTGGTGGCTCGCGATCCTCACCGGCCTCGGAGCATCCGTGGTGTTCGCGCTCATCCTCGGCATCCCGACGCTGCGGTTGCGCGGCGACTACCTCGCGATCGTGACGATCGCGGCGGCCGAAGTGGTGCGGCTCCTGTTCCTCACGACCGCATTCGAGGATGTCACCGGCTCCGCCGACGGCCTCTCGGGCTTCCAGCGCGACTTCCGCAACGCGAACCCGATCCCGCCGGGCCGCTACGGCTTCGGTCCGTGGATCTACAACGAGAACGAGTGGTGGACCCGCATCCTCGGCCTCGTGACCCTCGCGATCGCCGTGCTCGTGGTGTTCATGCTCATGCGCAGCCCCTGGGGCCGCGTGCTCAAGGGCATCCGCGAGGACGAGGACGCGGTGCGCGCACTCGGCAAGAACGCGTTCGCGTACAAGATGCAGGCGCTCGTGCTCGGCGGTGTGCTCATCGCGGCCGGCGGCATCGTCTACGCGCTCGACCGCGCAGCGAGCCCCGGAGTGTACGTGACCTCGCTCACGTTCTTCGTCTGGACGGCGCTGCTGCTCGGCGGTGCGGCGACGGTGTTCGGCCCGCTGCTCGGCTCCCTGATCTTCTGGGTGCTGCAGACCTTCCTCAGCAACTTCCTGCCGGCGCTCGTGCAGGCGGGGGTGCTGCCGTTCATGACCCAGATCCAGGCGGGCACGCTGCGCTTCATCCTCGTGGGCGTCGCGCTCATGCTGCTCGTGATCTTCATGCCGCAGGGCCTCCTCGGCAACAAGAAGGAGCTGACCTTTGTCAAGTGA
- a CDS encoding ABC transporter ATP-binding protein — translation MSTATTVGTPVVVVDDVHAGYLPGVNILNGCSLVAHQGELIGIIGPNGAGKSTLLKAIFGQVNVRSGSITLEGDDITGLKANKLVARGVGFIPQTNNVFPSLTIEENLQMGLYQRPGAYKERLEFVTGIFAELGKRLKQRAGSLSGGERQMVAMSRALMMDPKVLLLDEPSAGLSPVRQDEAFIRVSEINKAGVTCIMVEQNARRCLQICDRGYVLDQGRDAYTGSGRDLLNDPKVTELYLGTLGT, via the coding sequence GTGAGCACCGCGACCACCGTCGGCACCCCCGTCGTCGTCGTCGACGACGTCCACGCCGGATACCTGCCGGGGGTGAACATCCTGAACGGGTGCTCGCTCGTGGCCCACCAGGGCGAGCTCATCGGCATCATCGGCCCGAACGGCGCCGGCAAGTCGACCCTGTTGAAGGCGATCTTCGGGCAGGTGAACGTCCGCAGCGGCTCGATCACGCTCGAGGGCGACGACATCACCGGGTTGAAGGCGAACAAGCTCGTCGCGCGCGGGGTGGGCTTCATCCCGCAGACGAACAACGTGTTCCCGTCGTTGACGATCGAAGAGAACCTGCAAATGGGGTTGTACCAGCGACCCGGCGCCTACAAGGAACGACTCGAGTTCGTCACCGGCATCTTCGCCGAACTCGGCAAGCGTCTGAAGCAGCGGGCCGGTTCGCTGTCGGGCGGTGAACGCCAGATGGTCGCGATGAGCCGCGCGCTCATGATGGACCCGAAGGTGCTGCTGCTCGACGAGCCGAGCGCCGGCCTGTCGCCGGTCCGTCAGGACGAGGCGTTCATCCGGGTCTCCGAGATCAACAAGGCCGGCGTGACCTGCATCATGGTGGAGCAGAACGCCCGCCGCTGCCTGCAGATCTGCGACCGCGGCTACGTGCTCGACCAGGGCCGCGACGCCTACACGGGCTCGGGCCGCGACCTGCTGAACGACCCGAAGGTCACCGAGCTGTACCTGGGCACGCTCGGCACCTGA